A genomic stretch from Thermomonospora umbrina includes:
- a CDS encoding Mur ligase family protein, whose translation MSDLPLRAQMAVALGRTAARMSRLAGRGDGSVIGGKIGLKLDPELLTKLARDRKLVLVSATNGKTTTTRLITSAMTPLGEVATNAFGANMPTGHVSALASAPDARYGVLECDEKYVPMVLRETGANVVALMNLSRDQMDRAAEIWLLAGKWRKALEAAPDSHVIANCDDPLVTWGAATAKNVTWVSAGQHWREDSWSCPECGGPLDREGAAWGCRECSFTRPKPDWILHGERVTAPGGRTFELSGLQLPGRANRSNAVIALAVVSLFGVEPETALPLLGQVTSVAGRYTTVEHEGRRMRLLLSKNPAGWLEAFDVLQPAPGPVALSINAQGPDGRDTSWLWDVDYRILKGRPVWATGERRLDLAARLEAADLEFTVVDDIDKAVMAVPPGHLDIIANYTAFQDIRTRYGRVV comes from the coding sequence ATGAGCGATCTTCCGCTGCGCGCGCAGATGGCCGTCGCGCTCGGCCGCACCGCCGCGAGGATGTCGCGGCTGGCCGGCCGCGGCGACGGCTCGGTGATCGGAGGCAAGATCGGGCTGAAGCTCGATCCCGAGCTGCTCACGAAGCTGGCCCGGGATCGCAAGCTCGTGCTGGTCAGCGCCACCAACGGCAAGACCACCACCACCCGGCTGATCACCTCGGCGATGACCCCGCTGGGCGAGGTCGCCACCAACGCGTTCGGCGCCAACATGCCGACCGGGCACGTGTCGGCGCTGGCGTCCGCGCCCGACGCCCGATACGGGGTGCTGGAGTGCGACGAGAAGTACGTGCCGATGGTGCTGCGGGAGACCGGGGCCAACGTGGTCGCCCTGATGAACCTCAGCCGTGACCAGATGGACCGTGCCGCGGAGATCTGGCTGCTGGCCGGCAAGTGGCGCAAGGCGCTGGAGGCCGCTCCGGACAGCCACGTGATCGCCAACTGCGACGACCCGCTGGTGACGTGGGGCGCCGCCACCGCCAAGAACGTGACCTGGGTGTCCGCCGGGCAGCACTGGCGGGAGGACTCCTGGTCCTGCCCCGAGTGCGGCGGGCCGCTCGACCGCGAGGGCGCGGCGTGGGGCTGCCGGGAGTGCTCGTTCACCCGGCCCAAGCCCGACTGGATCCTGCACGGCGAGCGGGTGACGGCCCCCGGGGGCCGCACCTTCGAGCTGTCGGGCCTGCAACTGCCGGGCCGGGCCAACCGGTCCAACGCGGTGATCGCCCTGGCCGTGGTGTCACTGTTCGGTGTCGAGCCCGAGACCGCGCTCCCGCTGCTGGGTCAGGTCACCTCGGTCGCCGGCCGCTACACCACGGTCGAGCACGAGGGCCGCCGGATGCGCCTGCTGCTGTCGAAGAACCCGGCCGGCTGGCTGGAGGCGTTCGACGTGCTCCAGCCCGCGCCCGGCCCGGTGGCGCTGTCGATCAACGCGCAGGGCCCCGACGGCCGCGACACCTCCTGGCTGTGGGACGTGGATTACCGCATCCTGAAGGGCCGTCCGGTCTGGGCGACCGGGGAGCGGCGGCTCGACCTGGCCGCCCGGCTCGAGGCCGCCGACCTGGAGTTCACCGTGGTCGACGACATCGACAAGGCGGTCATGGCGGTGCCGCCCGGGCATCTGGACATCATCGCCAACTACACCGCCTTCCAGGACATCCGAACGAGGTACGGCCGTGTCGTCTAA
- a CDS encoding sensor histidine kinase, with amino-acid sequence MRASREQKWLSWDDLLLTLVVGVMSVQETEARGGPLVVPAVVLAVAASLALVGRHRWPLAVTVAAVVAAAALGAALPLVVVLFHLASANRVAVCATAAVVVVVGNLFVDPAYSLWAPRDPGPVLLLVLPLALGMWAGSRRRLVVAMTEQIARLSTERELRAEHARMAERARIAAEMHDVLGHRLSVLALHTGALQRRAATLPPQVADRIALLRSTSTRALDDLRELLGALRNPTREDAAVAPPGAGELPALLEEARTAGQVIDAVIDGDPDLAPASHHLAVHRLVREGLTNVRKHAHPAAARMAVRYDPSMTTVSIENDPPLAPAGAESGGGYGLIGLTERVRALHGTIEYGRDDTGGWRLTARLPHGGDTTIGNGTPAHDPHVDRR; translated from the coding sequence ATGCGCGCCTCCCGGGAACAGAAGTGGCTTTCGTGGGACGATCTGCTGCTGACCCTGGTGGTGGGCGTCATGTCGGTGCAGGAGACCGAGGCCCGGGGCGGCCCGCTGGTCGTGCCCGCCGTGGTGCTCGCGGTCGCGGCCAGCCTGGCGCTCGTGGGCCGGCATCGGTGGCCGCTCGCGGTCACGGTGGCCGCGGTGGTGGCGGCCGCAGCTCTCGGCGCCGCGCTACCGCTGGTCGTCGTGCTCTTCCACCTGGCATCGGCGAATCGGGTGGCGGTCTGTGCGACCGCCGCGGTCGTCGTGGTGGTCGGGAACCTGTTCGTGGACCCCGCGTACAGCCTGTGGGCCCCCCGCGACCCCGGTCCGGTCCTCCTTTTGGTGCTCCCGCTGGCGTTGGGCATGTGGGCCGGCAGTCGTCGGCGGCTGGTCGTCGCCATGACGGAGCAGATCGCTCGCCTGAGCACCGAACGGGAGCTGCGTGCCGAGCACGCCCGCATGGCGGAACGGGCCCGGATCGCCGCGGAGATGCACGACGTTCTGGGGCACCGGCTCAGCGTGCTGGCGTTGCACACCGGCGCCCTGCAACGCCGCGCGGCGACACTGCCTCCGCAGGTCGCCGACCGGATCGCCCTGCTGCGCAGCACCTCGACCCGTGCGCTCGACGACCTGCGCGAACTGCTCGGCGCGCTCCGCAACCCGACCCGGGAGGACGCCGCCGTCGCACCGCCCGGCGCGGGGGAGCTGCCCGCACTCCTGGAGGAGGCGCGCACCGCCGGACAGGTCATCGACGCCGTCATCGACGGCGACCCGGACCTCGCGCCGGCCAGCCACCACCTCGCCGTCCATCGACTGGTCCGGGAGGGGCTCACCAACGTCCGCAAGCACGCCCACCCGGCCGCGGCGCGGATGGCCGTGCGGTACGACCCGTCGATGACCACGGTGAGCATCGAGAACGACCCCCCGCTCGCCCCCGCCGGGGCCGAGTCCGGCGGGGGCTACGGGCTGATCGGCTTGACCGAACGGGTTCGCGCACTGCACGGCACGATCGAGTACGGTCGGGACGACACCGGGGGCTGGCGCCTCACCGCCCGCCTTCCCCACGGCGGTGACACCACTATCGGCAACGGGACCCCAGCCCATGATCCGCACGTTGATCGTCGATGA
- a CDS encoding alpha/beta fold hydrolase, translating to MTTALVATSVSGTATAESPSTDRTFPGLKPTVVLVHGAFTDASSWHGVIGHLQRHGYPVVAPANPLRDLAADSAYIAGVVRGIKGPVILAGHSYGGAVITNAARSATNVKGLVYVAGFAPDEGESAGSIDARYPKTPLKDSITPLPHEDGTVDLSIAPEKFPGVFAPHVPRSKAAQMAAAQRPIAVAAIGGRSGRPAWRSLPSWFLIPSDDRALHPDAQADMAERAHARKTVWIEGGHAVTVSRPSAVAELLRVAARDTRDR from the coding sequence GTGACCACGGCCCTTGTGGCGACATCCGTCTCCGGCACCGCGACGGCTGAAAGCCCCTCCACGGATCGAACGTTCCCCGGCCTGAAGCCGACCGTCGTGCTCGTCCACGGCGCGTTCACCGATGCGAGCAGTTGGCACGGTGTGATCGGGCATTTGCAACGCCACGGCTACCCGGTCGTCGCCCCGGCCAATCCACTGCGGGATCTGGCGGCCGACTCCGCCTACATCGCGGGCGTGGTGCGCGGCATCAAGGGGCCGGTGATCCTCGCCGGTCACTCCTACGGCGGCGCGGTCATCACCAACGCCGCCCGCAGCGCGACCAACGTCAAGGGGCTGGTCTACGTGGCCGGCTTCGCCCCCGACGAGGGCGAGAGTGCCGGCAGCATCGACGCGCGCTATCCGAAGACGCCGCTCAAGGACAGCATCACGCCGCTGCCCCACGAGGACGGCACGGTGGACCTGTCCATCGCACCGGAGAAGTTCCCCGGCGTCTTCGCCCCTCACGTCCCGAGGTCCAAGGCCGCCCAGATGGCCGCCGCCCAGCGTCCGATAGCCGTGGCCGCCATCGGGGGCCGCTCCGGCCGACCGGCCTGGCGGTCGCTGCCCAGTTGGTTCCTCATCCCCAGCGACGACCGCGCCCTCCACCCCGATGCTCAGGCCGACATGGCCGAGCGGGCGCACGCCAGGAAGACCGTGTGGATCGAGGGCGGCCACGCGGTGACGGTCAGCCGCCCGAGCGCGGTGGCCGAACTCCTCCGCGTCGCGGCCCGGGACACCCGCGACCGCTGA
- a CDS encoding TerC family protein encodes MIDIPGWFWTSTIVFIVALFVFDLLVAVRRPHAVHLREATFWSVFYIAIALGFGGVLWAVSGGTAGTEYFAGWVVEKSLSVDNLFVFVIIFARFSVPQEYQQKVLLFGIAAALVLRTIFILAGSAAINLFSWTFLIFGLILLWTAVQLIRHRNEEPDVDDNFLVRKARTVLPMTTDLHDGKLLTHENGRRVVTPLLLVFIAIGTTDILFALDSIPAVFGVTSEPFIVFTANAFALLGLRALFFLVEGLLERLVYLSIGLSLILAFIGVKLILHFAHEDVSTSVPEIPTPLSLAVILGILVIVSVASLIRVRSHPEERAHAVTITSHREDDRSTPETAERHGGGPGQT; translated from the coding sequence GTGATCGATATTCCCGGTTGGTTCTGGACCTCGACGATCGTGTTCATCGTCGCGCTCTTCGTGTTCGACCTGCTGGTCGCGGTGCGCCGGCCGCACGCCGTGCACCTGCGCGAGGCGACGTTCTGGTCGGTGTTCTACATCGCGATCGCGCTGGGGTTCGGCGGTGTGCTGTGGGCCGTGTCCGGCGGCACGGCCGGCACCGAGTACTTCGCCGGCTGGGTGGTGGAGAAGAGCCTGTCGGTCGACAACCTGTTCGTCTTCGTGATCATCTTCGCCCGGTTCAGCGTGCCGCAGGAGTACCAGCAGAAGGTGCTGCTGTTCGGGATCGCGGCGGCGCTGGTGCTGCGCACCATCTTCATCCTGGCGGGCTCGGCCGCGATCAACCTGTTCTCGTGGACGTTCCTGATCTTCGGGCTGATCCTGCTGTGGACGGCGGTCCAGCTCATCCGGCATCGCAACGAGGAGCCGGACGTCGACGACAACTTTTTGGTCCGCAAGGCCCGCACGGTGCTGCCGATGACCACCGACCTGCACGACGGGAAGCTGCTGACCCACGAGAACGGCCGCCGGGTGGTGACCCCGCTGCTGCTGGTGTTCATCGCCATCGGCACCACCGACATCCTGTTCGCGCTCGACTCGATCCCGGCCGTGTTCGGGGTGACCAGCGAGCCGTTCATCGTCTTCACCGCGAACGCGTTCGCGCTGTTGGGGCTGCGGGCGCTGTTCTTCCTGGTGGAGGGACTGCTGGAACGGCTGGTCTACCTGTCGATCGGGCTGTCGCTGATCCTGGCCTTCATCGGGGTCAAGCTGATCCTGCACTTCGCGCACGAGGACGTCTCCACGTCCGTGCCGGAGATCCCGACGCCGCTGTCGCTGGCGGTGATCCTGGGCATCCTGGTGATCGTCTCCGTCGCCAGCCTGATCCGCGTCCGGTCCCACCCGGAGGAGAGGGCCCACGCCGTCACCATCACCTCGCACCGGGAGGACGACCGGAGCACCCCGGAAACCGCCGAACGGCACGGCGGAGGCCCCGGACAGACCTAG
- a CDS encoding DsrE family protein, producing MGRALVIKATAGADGMERCNQAFTVAAAGVAAGVRVSLWLTGEATWYGLPGRAAEFRLPHATPLEDLLDVVLAGGTVTLCTQCAARREIGPDDVIPGVRIAGAPTFVEEATAEGVQALVY from the coding sequence ATGGGCAGAGCGCTGGTGATCAAGGCCACGGCGGGTGCCGACGGCATGGAGCGGTGCAACCAGGCGTTCACCGTGGCGGCGGCGGGTGTCGCCGCCGGAGTGCGGGTCTCGCTCTGGCTGACCGGCGAGGCGACCTGGTACGGGCTGCCCGGCCGGGCGGCGGAGTTCCGCCTCCCGCACGCCACGCCCCTGGAGGACCTGCTCGACGTGGTGCTGGCCGGCGGGACGGTGACGCTCTGCACCCAGTGCGCCGCCCGGCGGGAGATCGGTCCGGACGACGTGATCCCCGGCGTGCGCATCGCGGGGGCCCCCACCTTCGTGGAAGAGGCCACCGCCGAGGGGGTCCAGGCCCTCGTCTACTGA
- a CDS encoding DUF5955 family protein yields MSGDDRSFKMGGNARISNSQIALGDNVEQVQNTGGERGADGVHLAIARVAELLDRHADELADVRRARRDLDDIRDEVEDPDPDRDRMRDALDRLGSRVAAVVVVTEAVRELSAVLMGG; encoded by the coding sequence GTGTCAGGCGACGACCGCAGCTTCAAGATGGGCGGCAACGCCCGCATCTCCAACAGCCAGATCGCCCTGGGCGACAACGTCGAGCAGGTGCAGAACACCGGCGGCGAGCGGGGCGCCGACGGCGTGCACCTCGCCATCGCGCGGGTCGCCGAGCTGTTGGACCGCCATGCCGACGAGCTCGCCGACGTCCGCCGGGCGCGCCGCGACCTCGACGACATCCGCGACGAGGTCGAGGACCCCGATCCCGACCGCGACCGCATGAGGGACGCCCTCGACCGGCTGGGCTCCCGCGTCGCGGCGGTCGTCGTGGTCACCGAGGCCGTCCGCGAGCTGTCGGCGGTCCTGATGGGCGGCTGA
- a CDS encoding FABP family protein: MEPELHPDLTPLEFLLGTWEGAGVGGYPTIESFRFGQEISFTHVGKPYLIYSSRTWLLDEEGGLGRPLAVETGYWRPRPDHEVEVTLAHPTGIIEIYVGTVAFSRVELRTDVVARTGSAKEVTAGHRMYGLIGEDLGWAYDMAAMGQPLTSHLSAQLKRVG, translated from the coding sequence ATGGAGCCCGAGCTGCACCCCGATCTGACGCCGCTGGAATTCCTGCTGGGCACGTGGGAGGGCGCCGGAGTCGGCGGCTATCCCACCATCGAGAGCTTTCGCTTCGGCCAGGAGATCTCCTTCACCCACGTCGGCAAGCCGTACCTGATCTACTCCAGCCGCACCTGGCTGCTGGACGAGGAGGGCGGGCTGGGGCGGCCGTTGGCGGTCGAGACCGGCTATTGGCGGCCCCGGCCGGACCACGAGGTCGAGGTGACCCTCGCGCATCCGACCGGGATCATCGAGATCTACGTCGGCACCGTGGCGTTCAGCCGGGTCGAGCTGCGCACCGACGTGGTGGCCCGCACCGGGAGCGCCAAGGAGGTCACCGCCGGGCACCGGATGTACGGGCTGATCGGCGAGGACCTCGGTTGGGCGTACGACATGGCGGCGATGGGGCAGCCGCTCACGTCGCACCTGTCGGCGCAGCTCAAGCGGGTCGGCTAG
- a CDS encoding type 1 glutamine amidotransferase → MSSNDSIKIVWIYPDLLSTYGDQGNTIVLERRAGLRGISTRTVHVRSDQTVPVDGDIYLLGGGEDRPQILAARRLAGDGALHRARDYGAVIFAVCAGYQLLGTEFGGEEGQLVEGLGLLDYSSGRGERRAVGEIVGDVDPSLDVPRITGFENHQGVTRLGPGVKPLAKTVVGIGNGNGYEGAYQDHVIGTYMHGPALVRNPGLADLLLRWALKRDDLPPLDDSWAGRLREERLRSVLT, encoded by the coding sequence GTGTCGTCTAACGACAGCATCAAGATCGTCTGGATCTACCCCGACCTGCTCAGCACCTACGGCGACCAGGGCAACACGATCGTGCTGGAGCGTCGGGCCGGGCTGCGCGGGATCAGCACCCGCACCGTGCACGTCCGCTCCGACCAGACGGTGCCGGTCGACGGCGACATCTACCTGCTCGGCGGCGGCGAGGACCGGCCGCAGATCCTGGCCGCCCGCCGGCTCGCCGGCGACGGCGCCCTGCACCGCGCCCGCGACTACGGCGCGGTGATCTTCGCCGTGTGCGCGGGCTACCAACTGCTGGGCACCGAGTTCGGCGGCGAGGAGGGCCAGTTGGTGGAGGGCCTCGGTCTGCTGGACTACAGCAGCGGCCGGGGCGAGCGGCGGGCGGTCGGGGAGATCGTCGGCGATGTCGACCCCTCCCTCGACGTCCCCCGCATCACCGGCTTCGAGAACCACCAGGGCGTCACCCGGCTCGGCCCCGGTGTCAAGCCGCTGGCCAAGACCGTCGTCGGCATCGGCAACGGGAACGGCTACGAGGGCGCCTACCAGGACCACGTGATCGGCACCTACATGCACGGCCCGGCCCTGGTCCGCAACCCGGGCCTCGCCGACCTGCTGCTGCGCTGGGCCCTCAAGCGCGACGACCTGCCGCCCCTGGACGACTCCTGGGCCGGCAGGCTCCGCGAGGAACGCCTCCGCTCCGTCCTGACCTGA
- a CDS encoding response regulator transcription factor: MIRTLIVDDDALVRLGLTDLLDEPDITVVAQAADGIEAVEAATRHHIDVALMDVRMPRMDGIAATARLRALPRPVQVIALTTFDLDEYVYRAIEAGAAGFLLKDTDPAEIIRAVRVVAEGQAMLHPAAARRLIDRFHRTARPQAAAVRARIDRLTPRERDVLRRLAVGDTNAEIAATLGMRESTVKAHVSRILAALDVGNRVQAALCVRDTDLGRPAS; this comes from the coding sequence ATGATCCGCACGTTGATCGTCGATGATGACGCCCTGGTCCGGCTCGGCCTGACCGATCTGCTGGACGAACCGGACATCACCGTCGTCGCCCAGGCCGCCGACGGGATCGAGGCGGTCGAGGCGGCCACCCGGCACCACATCGACGTCGCGCTGATGGACGTGCGGATGCCCAGGATGGACGGCATCGCCGCCACCGCCCGGCTGCGCGCCCTCCCCAGGCCCGTTCAGGTGATCGCCCTGACGACGTTCGATCTGGACGAGTACGTGTACCGCGCCATCGAGGCCGGCGCCGCCGGCTTCCTCCTGAAGGACACCGATCCGGCCGAGATCATCCGGGCGGTCCGCGTGGTGGCCGAGGGGCAGGCCATGCTCCACCCGGCCGCCGCCCGTCGACTGATCGACCGCTTCCACCGCACCGCCCGCCCGCAGGCGGCCGCCGTCCGCGCGCGCATCGACCGCCTCACCCCACGGGAGCGCGACGTGTTGCGCCGGTTGGCGGTCGGCGACACCAACGCCGAGATCGCCGCGACCCTGGGGATGCGGGAGAGCACCGTCAAGGCGCACGTCAGCCGCATCCTGGCCGCGCTGGACGTGGGCAACCGGGTGCAGGCCGCCCTCTGCGTCCGTGACACCGACCTCGGGCGACCCGCGTCCTAG
- a CDS encoding ATP-binding protein, producing MTDNPPVAGLPGPWYRILAVPAVERVPSAEWDFVTVLPAVLSARQQRRAFVVGWLSRGHGAPLELITNAGPVSSGHEGLLFPNGARGVPIGDEWVRQAERMVWTRCPGRPAPPVGRRGEGAMGPSLFESTLVTLMDRPFGWFVVAEPADERLIDQEMRDLHHELRMLRRGEDEQARLAVERADQRLAELDTFHQAGLWQVRVLAGAASPEELGRIAPVLVGSMELIHHPYRLRAGYGGGTLADVLTPSAPPPALHSRQSVEPELRFPFVATAGALAALAGLPRREVPGLRVVEPGYFDVTSETVDAQHGAEPPIELGAILDGQDRRVGTFTVPRSTINRHVFVTGATGAGKSQTVRHLLEQLTRAGVPWLAIEPAKSEYASMAGRIEDLGGPVTVINPSDPRSVPLSVNPLAPEPGYPVQAHIDMVRALFQAAFDAEEPFPQIMSQALQRVYETNGWDVVTGAAVPGSLVEPAVPTLEQLQQAALQVIGEVGYGRELMADVKGFVDVRLRSLRIGSAGRFFEGGHPADIGGMLRDNIVLAIEDVANDEDKAFLMGTLIIRIVEHLRMKARDRGPGDGGLRHVIVIEEAHRLLRNRGPERTSSHAVELFAGMLAEIRAYGEGIIVAEQIPTKLVPDVIKNTALKVVHRLPAFDDRHQVGAAMNLDEDQSREVVSLRPGVAAVFADGMDRPLRVRIPHGEGREGVRQGPPPPIDGRRSAACGCECRAGRACSLYELREADLLAGHADSAWLRVWADTLVLSHVVNRPMPAVPPELLRTWSRLPPRLRECMLATVVERCVTRRAWGLRSAFAPDDLTTAVADVAQRLLGGTLGEAGASPGSAWVIPQVRWLHEMDRIFPYGVGAPDKHAPAAPLEYQLPGLRQAPDARIGHRLRALRRHSLSMELPANRPIALTALAGEDDHEGFADDLAAVAVGLDPAEQLAEVAQAMRVESWLEPVLNWPHRFVAPFDRPDDAVPFLATE from the coding sequence GTGACCGACAACCCCCCCGTGGCGGGGCTTCCCGGGCCCTGGTATCGGATTCTGGCCGTGCCGGCGGTGGAGCGGGTGCCGTCGGCGGAGTGGGACTTCGTGACCGTGCTGCCCGCGGTGCTGTCGGCGCGGCAGCAGCGGCGGGCGTTCGTCGTCGGATGGCTGTCGCGGGGCCACGGGGCGCCGCTGGAGCTGATCACGAACGCGGGGCCGGTCAGCTCCGGACACGAGGGGCTGTTGTTCCCGAACGGGGCGCGGGGCGTTCCGATCGGGGACGAATGGGTCCGGCAGGCCGAGCGGATGGTGTGGACGCGGTGTCCCGGCAGGCCCGCGCCGCCGGTGGGGCGCCGGGGCGAGGGGGCGATGGGCCCGAGCCTGTTCGAGTCCACGCTGGTGACGTTGATGGACCGGCCGTTCGGGTGGTTCGTGGTGGCCGAGCCCGCCGACGAGCGGCTGATCGACCAGGAGATGCGGGACCTGCATCACGAGCTGCGGATGCTGCGTCGGGGCGAGGACGAGCAGGCGCGGCTGGCGGTGGAGCGGGCCGACCAGCGGCTGGCCGAGCTGGACACCTTCCACCAGGCGGGCCTCTGGCAGGTCAGGGTGCTGGCCGGGGCCGCGTCGCCGGAGGAGCTGGGGCGGATCGCGCCGGTGCTGGTCGGGTCGATGGAGCTGATCCACCACCCGTACCGGCTGCGGGCCGGGTACGGCGGCGGCACCCTCGCCGACGTGCTCACCCCGAGCGCGCCGCCGCCCGCGCTGCACAGCCGTCAGTCCGTGGAGCCGGAGCTGCGGTTCCCGTTCGTGGCGACGGCCGGGGCGCTGGCGGCGCTCGCCGGGCTGCCGCGTCGGGAGGTGCCGGGCCTGCGGGTCGTGGAGCCCGGCTACTTCGACGTGACGTCCGAGACCGTCGACGCGCAGCACGGCGCCGAGCCGCCGATCGAGCTGGGCGCGATCCTGGACGGGCAGGACCGGCGCGTCGGGACGTTCACCGTGCCGAGGTCGACCATCAACCGGCACGTGTTCGTCACCGGGGCGACCGGCGCGGGCAAGTCGCAGACCGTCCGGCACCTGCTGGAGCAGCTCACCCGGGCCGGGGTGCCGTGGCTGGCGATCGAGCCCGCCAAGTCGGAGTACGCCTCGATGGCCGGGCGCATCGAGGACCTCGGCGGGCCGGTCACCGTGATCAACCCGTCCGATCCCCGGTCGGTGCCGCTGTCGGTGAACCCGCTGGCCCCCGAGCCCGGCTATCCCGTCCAGGCGCACATCGACATGGTGCGGGCGCTGTTCCAGGCCGCGTTCGACGCCGAGGAGCCGTTCCCGCAGATCATGTCGCAGGCCCTGCAGCGCGTGTACGAGACCAACGGCTGGGACGTCGTGACCGGCGCGGCGGTGCCGGGGTCGCTGGTCGAGCCCGCCGTGCCGACGCTGGAGCAGTTGCAGCAGGCCGCGCTGCAGGTGATCGGCGAGGTCGGGTACGGCCGGGAGTTGATGGCCGACGTCAAGGGGTTCGTGGACGTCCGGCTGCGGTCGCTGCGGATCGGCTCGGCGGGCCGGTTCTTCGAGGGCGGCCACCCGGCCGACATCGGCGGGATGCTGCGCGACAACATCGTGCTCGCCATCGAGGACGTCGCCAACGACGAGGACAAGGCGTTCCTGATGGGCACGCTGATCATCCGGATCGTGGAGCACCTGCGGATGAAGGCCCGCGATCGGGGTCCCGGCGACGGCGGGCTCCGGCACGTGATCGTCATCGAGGAGGCGCACCGGCTGCTGCGCAACCGGGGGCCCGAGCGCACCAGCTCGCACGCGGTGGAGCTGTTCGCCGGGATGCTGGCGGAGATCCGCGCGTACGGCGAGGGGATCATCGTGGCCGAGCAGATCCCCACCAAGCTGGTCCCGGACGTCATCAAGAACACCGCGCTGAAGGTCGTCCACCGGCTGCCCGCCTTCGACGATCGGCACCAGGTCGGCGCGGCGATGAACCTGGACGAGGACCAGTCCCGCGAGGTCGTGTCGCTGCGGCCCGGGGTGGCGGCGGTGTTCGCCGACGGCATGGACCGGCCGCTGCGGGTGCGGATCCCGCACGGCGAGGGCCGCGAGGGCGTGCGCCAGGGCCCGCCGCCGCCCATCGACGGTCGCCGCTCGGCCGCCTGCGGCTGCGAGTGCCGCGCCGGCCGGGCCTGCTCGCTGTACGAGCTGCGCGAGGCCGACCTGCTCGCCGGGCACGCCGACTCCGCCTGGCTGCGGGTCTGGGCCGACACGCTGGTGCTCTCCCATGTGGTCAACCGCCCGATGCCCGCGGTGCCGCCCGAGCTGCTCCGCACCTGGTCCCGGCTGCCGCCGCGGCTGCGCGAGTGCATGCTGGCGACCGTGGTGGAGCGCTGCGTCACCCGGCGGGCGTGGGGCCTGCGGTCGGCGTTCGCCCCGGACGACCTGACCACCGCCGTGGCGGACGTGGCGCAGCGGCTGCTGGGCGGGACGCTCGGGGAGGCCGGCGCGTCGCCCGGGTCGGCCTGGGTGATCCCGCAGGTGCGGTGGCTGCACGAGATGGACCGGATCTTCCCGTACGGCGTCGGCGCGCCCGACAAGCACGCGCCCGCCGCACCGCTGGAGTACCAGCTCCCGGGGTTGCGGCAGGCACCGGACGCCCGGATCGGGCACCGGCTGCGGGCGCTGCGCCGGCACTCGCTGTCGATGGAGCTGCCCGCCAACCGCCCGATCGCCCTCACCGCCCTGGCCGGGGAGGACGACCACGAGGGCTTCGCCGACGACCTGGCCGCGGTGGCGGTCGGGCTCGACCCGGCCGAGCAGTTGGCGGAGGTCGCGCAGGCGATGCGGGTGGAGTCGTGGCTGGAGCCGGTGCTCAACTGGCCGCACCGTTTCGTGGCCCCGTTCGACCGGCCGGACGACGCGGTGCCGTTCCTCGCGACGGAATGA